A section of the Clostridium felsineum DSM 794 genome encodes:
- the rsmG gene encoding 16S rRNA (guanine(527)-N(7))-methyltransferase RsmG yields MKYFDIMSLECKKIGLNLTEEKYNQFMLYKDLLQEWNKVMNLTSIVEDEEIVKKHFIDSIKIFECKHIAKAKNIIDVGTGAGFPGIPIAIMNEKVEVILLDSLQKRVNFLNEVIDKLKLKNIKTVHGRAEDFGVNKDYRENFDVVVSRAVANMSVLSEFCLPFVKVGGYLVALKGPGINDEILAAQKAIKVLGGSLDKVINVEFENEDFQHNLVVIRKKNCTPKKYPRKAGKVSKNPIV; encoded by the coding sequence ATGAAGTATTTTGATATAATGAGTTTGGAATGCAAGAAAATTGGATTGAATTTAACGGAAGAAAAATATAACCAATTTATGTTGTATAAGGATTTACTGCAAGAATGGAATAAGGTAATGAATTTAACATCAATTGTTGAAGATGAAGAGATAGTAAAAAAGCATTTTATAGATTCAATAAAGATTTTTGAATGCAAACATATAGCTAAAGCAAAAAATATTATAGATGTTGGTACGGGTGCCGGTTTTCCTGGTATACCTATTGCTATAATGAATGAAAAGGTAGAGGTTATACTGTTAGATTCTCTTCAAAAAAGAGTAAACTTTCTAAATGAAGTTATAGATAAACTAAAATTAAAAAATATAAAGACTGTTCATGGAAGAGCAGAGGATTTTGGCGTGAATAAAGATTATCGTGAAAATTTTGATGTAGTTGTATCTAGAGCGGTTGCAAATATGTCTGTATTAAGTGAATTTTGCCTTCCATTTGTAAAAGTAGGAGGATATCTAGTTGCTTTAAAGGGACCAGGAATAAACGATGAAATTTTAGCAGCACAAAAAGCAATAAAGGTATTAGGAGGAAGTCTAGATAAGGTTATTAATGTTGAGTTTGAAAATGAGGACTTTCAGCATAATCTGGTGGTTATAAGAAAGAAAAATTGTACGCCTAAGAAATATCCAAGAAAAGCAGGTAAAGTTTCTAAAAATCCTATAGTATAA
- the noc gene encoding nucleoid occlusion protein: protein MDSIIYISVDNICANSNQPRKYFDKTALNELAESISNYGIIQPISVRKLEEDKYEIIAGERRFRAAKIAGLDKVPVIVSDINEKESAEIALLENIQRENLSYIEEAEAYHNLIEQYGYTQDKLAQSVGKKQSTIANKLRLLKLDNNVRRVLLENNLTERHARSLLKLSDKKSQMSVIKTVISKGLNVKKTEELIEKKLDRVYRKENDIAVDGKKRIKGIFGSQIYINTIKQVFDKYGIKAKYKSKELEDVIEVTVVIPKK, encoded by the coding sequence ATGGATAGTATTATATATATTTCTGTTGACAATATATGTGCGAATTCTAATCAACCTAGAAAATACTTTGATAAAACAGCCCTTAATGAATTAGCAGAATCCATAAGTAATTATGGAATAATTCAACCCATTTCGGTAAGAAAATTAGAAGAAGATAAGTATGAAATAATAGCAGGGGAGAGAAGATTTAGAGCAGCTAAAATAGCTGGACTTGATAAGGTACCTGTTATTGTATCAGATATAAATGAAAAGGAATCTGCAGAAATAGCTTTATTAGAAAATATTCAGAGAGAAAATTTAAGTTATATAGAAGAAGCTGAGGCGTATCATAATTTAATAGAACAATACGGATATACTCAAGATAAGCTTGCACAGAGTGTTGGGAAAAAGCAATCAACTATAGCTAATAAATTAAGACTTCTGAAGCTGGATAATAATGTTAGAAGGGTGTTATTAGAGAATAATCTTACAGAGAGACATGCTAGATCACTATTAAAGTTATCGGATAAAAAGTCACAGATGAGTGTTATAAAAACTGTTATATCTAAAGGGCTGAATGTAAAAAAGACAGAAGAACTTATAGAGAAAAAATTAGATAGAGTTTATAGGAAAGAAAATGATATAGCAGTGGACGGAAAGAAACGGATAAAAGGTATATTTGGATCTCAAATATATATAAATACAATAAAGCAAGTATTCGATAAATATGGAATAAAAGCAAAATATAAATCTAAGGAATTAGAGGATGTTATAGAGGTAACAGTTGTAATTCCAAAGAAATAA
- a CDS encoding ParA family protein: MKVISVFNQKGGVGKTTTNINLCTYLAMKGLKVLTIDIDPQGNTTSGLGIDKSKLELSTYDALTADVSIEDIIQESQLIKNLYIAPSTVELAGAEVELINIENRERILKNKIKEMKSEFDYIFIDCPPSLGFITINSLTASDSVMIPIQTEFYALEGVGQLVNTIQLVKKSLNKRLQVEGVILTMCDNRTKLSNEVSEEVKKYFSGKLYKTTIPRNIRLAEAPSYGLPIVLYDDKCKGAECYRNLTNEFLKNQ, translated from the coding sequence ATGAAAGTAATAAGTGTATTTAATCAAAAGGGTGGAGTTGGAAAAACAACAACAAATATAAATTTATGTACATATTTAGCTATGAAGGGTTTAAAGGTACTTACTATAGATATAGACCCACAAGGTAATACGACAAGTGGATTGGGAATAGATAAAAGTAAATTAGAATTATCAACATATGATGCATTAACAGCAGATGTTTCTATAGAAGATATAATACAGGAATCGCAACTTATTAAAAATTTATATATTGCTCCATCCACTGTAGAACTTGCAGGCGCTGAAGTTGAACTTATAAATATTGAAAATAGGGAAAGAATTCTTAAGAATAAAATAAAAGAAATGAAAAGTGAATTTGATTATATTTTTATAGATTGTCCTCCATCATTAGGATTCATAACTATTAATTCGTTAACAGCATCTGATAGTGTTATGATACCAATTCAAACTGAATTTTATGCCTTAGAAGGCGTAGGTCAACTTGTAAATACGATACAGCTTGTAAAGAAGTCACTAAATAAAAGACTTCAAGTAGAAGGTGTTATTCTTACTATGTGTGATAATAGAACTAAATTATCAAACGAAGTTTCGGAAGAAGTAAAGAAATATTTCAGTGGTAAACTATATAAAACTACAATACCGAGAAATATAAGATTAGCAGAAGCACCTAGCTATGGATTGCCAATAGTGCTTTATGATGATAAATGTAAAGGCGCTGAATGTTACCGTAATTTGACTAACGAATTTTTAAAGAATCAGTAG
- a CDS encoding ParB/RepB/Spo0J family partition protein — protein sequence MNKKGGLGRGLNALIIDNDSNEEKNSNSQKISLNLIRPNEHQPRKNFDGDKIVQLAESIKEHGIVQPLILKKKDKQYIIVAGERRFRAAKSLGLKEVPALIIDATEKEILEISLIENIQREDLNPIEEALAYKRLIEDFELTQEQLSQRIGKSRVAITNCMRLLNLDERVQDYLIDGVISEGHGRVLLTISDKDDQYKLSQKIIDEDLSVRATEKLLKTYKESSDKNTEKSSEENQYIVDIRDKLEGYFGTKVLLKSNKNKGKIEIEYYSNEDLQRIIDILKI from the coding sequence ATGAATAAAAAGGGTGGATTAGGAAGAGGATTAAATGCACTAATAATTGATAATGATTCAAACGAAGAAAAAAATAGTAATTCACAGAAGATTTCTTTAAACTTAATTAGACCAAATGAACATCAACCACGTAAAAATTTTGATGGTGATAAAATTGTTCAATTGGCTGAATCCATAAAAGAACATGGTATAGTACAGCCTTTGATTTTAAAGAAAAAGGATAAACAGTATATTATTGTAGCAGGGGAAAGAAGATTTAGAGCGGCAAAAAGTTTGGGCTTAAAAGAAGTACCGGCGTTAATAATAGATGCCACAGAAAAAGAAATATTAGAAATTTCACTTATAGAAAATATACAAAGGGAAGATTTAAATCCTATTGAGGAAGCATTGGCTTACAAAAGGCTTATTGAAGATTTTGAACTTACTCAAGAACAATTAAGTCAGAGAATAGGAAAATCTAGAGTTGCAATAACAAATTGCATGAGATTATTAAATTTAGATGAAAGAGTGCAAGATTATTTAATTGATGGCGTTATATCGGAAGGACATGGAAGAGTACTTTTAACTATATCAGATAAAGATGATCAATATAAATTGTCTCAAAAAATAATAGATGAAGATTTAAGTGTTAGAGCTACAGAGAAGTTATTAAAGACATATAAAGAATCAAGTGATAAAAATACAGAAAAAAGTAGTGAGGAAAATCAATATATAGTTGACATAAGAGACAAATTAGAAGGATATTTTGGTACAAAGGTTTTATTGAAAAGCAATAAAAACAAGGGTAAAATAGAAATTGAATATTATTCTAATGAAGATCTACAAAGAATAATTGATATATTAAAAATATAA
- a CDS encoding DUF4446 family protein, giving the protein MEDIFTLLNQFNVYITIGLCILVFVLIILNISSLHSTKKLKKNYKKLMRGTSSENLEELINGYLNKVEQISEDAKEVRDIYEGIQAQVKTCIKNVAMVRYKAFDNVGSDLSFSLVMLDDNYDGIIITSIYGRGESVVYAKPINKGLSRYDLSDEEKNILKEVCEKEKDNDK; this is encoded by the coding sequence ATGGAAGACATTTTTACATTACTTAATCAATTTAATGTATACATAACTATAGGATTATGTATTTTAGTTTTTGTTTTGATAATATTAAATATATCTAGTTTACATTCTACAAAAAAATTAAAGAAAAATTATAAAAAGCTAATGCGCGGAACTAGTTCAGAAAATTTAGAAGAACTTATAAATGGATATTTAAATAAAGTTGAACAAATAAGTGAGGACGCAAAAGAAGTTAGAGATATTTATGAAGGCATACAAGCACAAGTAAAAACATGTATTAAGAATGTGGCTATGGTTAGATATAAGGCATTTGATAATGTCGGAAGTGATCTTAGTTTTTCATTGGTAATGTTAGATGATAATTATGATGGAATAATTATAACAAGTATATATGGAAGAGGAGAAAGTGTAGTATACGCTAAGCCTATTAATAAGGGATTATCAAGATATGATCTTTCAGATGAAGAAAAAAATATTTTGAAAGAAGTATGTGAAAAAGAAAAAGACAATGATAAATAG
- the yyaC gene encoding spore protease YyaC, with protein sequence MEKKLVFNINDENILYKFSNYLTSELKSVSSYRDIIFLCIGTDRSTGDSLGPIIGYKLKKLHIDNLIVFGTLKEPVHAKNLSATLDFINSNYTNPFIVAIDACLGNVRNIGNISIQSTPISPGAAMNKVLPSVGDLSIVGIVNISGPFDFMVLQSTRLYTVMNLADKISNGIAISMMNISQKYNTM encoded by the coding sequence ATGGAAAAAAAATTAGTTTTTAACATTAATGATGAAAATATTTTATACAAATTCAGTAATTATCTTACTTCTGAACTTAAATCAGTAAGCTCTTATCGTGATATTATTTTTTTGTGTATTGGTACGGACAGATCTACTGGTGATAGTTTAGGTCCTATTATTGGTTATAAATTAAAAAAACTTCATATAGATAATTTAATTGTTTTTGGAACTCTTAAAGAACCCGTTCATGCAAAAAATCTATCTGCTACTTTAGATTTTATTAATTCTAACTATACTAACCCTTTTATAGTAGCCATTGATGCTTGTCTTGGAAATGTAAGAAATATTGGTAATATATCAATTCAAAGTACTCCTATATCTCCTGGTGCAGCTATGAATAAAGTTCTTCCTTCCGTTGGTGATTTAAGTATAGTAGGTATTGTCAATATATCAGGTCCTTTTGATTTTATGGTTTTACAAAGTACTAGATTATATACTGTTATGAATTTAGCAGATAAAATATCAAATGGTATTGCTATTTCTATGATGAATATTTCACAAAAATATAATACTATGTAA
- a CDS encoding mechanosensitive ion channel family protein: MNLLKKINFDVETGKAQIQSLKFNVYDGFGIILRILIVIVLMYIIVKLVNKFIDKTLKKQEDFRFSLDKKRSKTIGAILKSVVKYCVYFFGITIILTLMFGSKLFSTVSLTFASIGGVALGFGSQNLVKDVVNGFFILFEDQYSVGDYITIDKSSGIVESIELRVTKIRSFKGDLHIIPNGKISEVTNHSRGPISINVNVSIAYEENIDNATKVINDACEKFSKDNEDVVESPKVVGITELASSGVNIRVSGKVKPMKQWSNENQLRKYVKEALDNAKIEIPYNKLQFVGGDKNE, from the coding sequence ATGAATTTGCTAAAGAAAATTAATTTTGATGTGGAAACAGGTAAAGCACAAATACAAAGTTTAAAGTTTAATGTATACGATGGATTTGGAATAATTTTAAGGATTCTGATTGTAATAGTATTGATGTATATTATAGTAAAATTGGTCAATAAATTTATTGATAAAACATTAAAAAAGCAGGAAGATTTTAGATTTTCACTTGATAAAAAGAGAAGTAAAACAATAGGTGCAATACTTAAAAGCGTAGTTAAATATTGTGTGTACTTTTTTGGAATTACTATAATCTTGACATTAATGTTTGGAAGTAAGTTGTTTTCAACTGTTAGTTTAACTTTTGCCAGTATAGGTGGTGTAGCATTAGGTTTTGGATCTCAAAATTTAGTTAAGGATGTTGTAAACGGATTTTTTATATTATTTGAAGATCAATATTCGGTAGGTGACTACATAACAATAGATAAAAGTTCAGGTATTGTAGAAAGTATTGAGCTGAGGGTTACAAAAATAAGAAGTTTTAAAGGTGACTTACATATAATACCCAATGGAAAAATATCAGAGGTCACTAATCATTCAAGAGGGCCTATTTCAATAAATGTAAATGTTAGTATAGCATATGAAGAAAACATTGATAATGCAACAAAAGTTATAAACGATGCTTGCGAAAAATTTTCTAAGGATAATGAAGATGTGGTAGAGAGTCCTAAAGTTGTTGGAATAACTGAGCTTGCATCTAGTGGTGTAAATATAAGAGTATCTGGAAAAGTAAAGCCTATGAAACAATGGTCAAATGAAAATCAGTTAAGAAAGTATGTAAAAGAAGCTTTAGATAACGCTAAAATAGAGATACCTTATAACAAACTTCAATTTGTAGGAGGAGATAAAAATGAATAA
- a CDS encoding DUF951 domain-containing protein: protein MNKEFDLGYIVEMKKQHPCGTNRWEIIRVGADVKIKCVNCGRIIMLPRSKFEKRLKKVLEKKEEN, encoded by the coding sequence ATGAATAAGGAATTTGATTTGGGTTATATTGTTGAAATGAAGAAACAGCATCCTTGTGGAACAAATAGATGGGAAATAATAAGAGTTGGTGCTGATGTAAAAATAAAATGTGTAAATTGCGGTAGAATAATAATGCTTCCAAGAAGTAAATTTGAGAAAAGATTAAAAAAAGTTTTAGAAAAGAAAGAAGAAAATTGA
- the rpsF gene encoding 30S ribosomal protein S6: MNKYETLFILNPSLDEEGINTNVEKFKSVITNGGGEVENVDLWGRRKLAYEIDKVNEGIYVLVNFQSDAQLPKELDRVFRITDSIIRHLIISLEK; the protein is encoded by the coding sequence ATGAATAAGTATGAAACTTTATTTATACTTAACCCATCATTAGATGAAGAAGGCATAAATACAAATGTAGAAAAATTTAAGTCTGTAATCACAAATGGTGGTGGAGAAGTTGAAAATGTAGATTTATGGGGCAGAAGAAAGCTCGCTTATGAAATTGACAAAGTTAATGAAGGAATCTACGTTTTAGTAAACTTTCAGTCTGATGCACAATTACCAAAAGAATTGGATAGAGTGTTCAGAATTACTGATAGTATAATAAGACATTTAATTATTAGTTTGGAAAAATAA